AAAGCAAAGGAAGTTCAGGAATCCTGTCCAACAGATATCAGCTTCTGCAATCTCATACCAGAAGGTCTGGGAGAAATTCAAAAGTCAAACTGAAGCTGAGCGTGATGAGTTTCTGAGTGGCTCATTCCCAGTTGATTTTGAATGGTCTATCTCCAGTGAGAGTTTCAAAGTGGAGGGTGGATGGGCTGAAGATGGGAAGGGTGAGACCATATGGGATCGTTTTAGCCATGAGGGTCATGTCTTTCAGAACCAGACCACTGATTTGGCCTGTGATAGTTATCATAAGGTGGACTATGATGTGTATGTGCTTAGGGGCATGATGGTACCTAATTATCAGTTCTCAATTTCCTGGGCTCGCATTTTCCCCACTGGACGGAAAGAAAGTTTGGTTGACGAGGGGGTTGCTTATTATGACAAGATGATTAACACACTTCTAGAATCAGGCATTGAGCCCACTGTTACCCTGCATCATTGGGACCTTCCCCAAGCTCTGCAGGACTCAGGAGGCTGGAATGACGACTCTATTGTGGAAGCTTTCAAAGAATTTTCTGACTTTTGCTTTTCTCATTATGGAGACAGAGTCAAAACATGGATCACTTTCGGCAACCCTTGGGCAGTGAGCAACTTGGGGTATGGAACAGGGGAACATCCCCCACGTATAAAGAGCCCAATAATAGCCTCTTACAAGGTGTGTTTGTCATTCAGAAAAAGTACCATctattttatgattttagaaAGAGTACATTGACaatgttttgcttgtttttgcaGGTGACGCACAATATTCTGAGATCGCATGCTGAAGCCTGGCATATTTATAATGATAATTACAGGAAACTGTACAATGGAAAAGTGGGCATTGCTCTTAACTCCGATTGGGCAGAGCCAAAAAATCCCTTAAGTAATCAGGATGTAGCAGCAGCTGAGCGCTATCTGAACTTCATGCTGGGCTGGTTTGCTCACCCTATATTTGTAGATGGAGACTATCCTGCCGTGCTGAGGCAACAAatagagaaaaagaaaagtgcCTGTGGTGTAGAGCTGGCACGACTCCCTGTCTTCACTGAggctgagaaaaaaagaatccGAGGCACAGCTGATTTCTTCGGACTTAACCACCACACTTCCCGACTGATTAGTGAGAGCTTGGGTAGATGTGATGCTGGGCCCAATAATGTTGGAGACTTTGAGGCTTTTACTGACCCCACATGGCCCTCCACAGTTTCTGACCAGATCCAGTCTGTTCCGTGGGGGCTTCGGCGGTTATTGAACTACATCTTTTTAGAGTACACATCCATCACAAAGGTGCCCATCTATATCACAGGAAATGGAATGCCAACTGAGATCTATGGTGATGTGTTCAATGACAATCAGCGTGTGGACTATCTCAAAGCTTACATTAATGAAGCAATGAAAGGTAAGTATTTTAACTTAAAACtttgattatattaatatttttagtgataACAGTTCAGTCTGTGTGAAATCAGTGAGTTGGTGACCTAAATCCTTGGAAATTATGAATTGTAATATGAAAATGTTAGACATAATTTTACGAACCTTAGATTTAGGTCACCAACAACGTCAGATCTGACACAGACTGACCTTAAAACAATCTTCTACCAATATAACAAAACCCTTGCCAAACCTTAACATCAGACTATATATAGTTATACAAGATCACTATCTACTAACTACTTCTTTCTACTACAGCTGTGCATTTGGATGGTGTTGTCATCCAGAGATTTACAGTCCAGTCTCTTATGGATGGTTTTGAGGGTCCTCAAGGCTACACTCATCGATTTGGATTGCACTATGTGAACTTTGATGATCCTGACAGGCCAAGAGTCCCCAAAGCATCAGCATATTACTATTCAAAAGTGATTGAGAGTAATGGATTTGCTGAGACTGCAGCAAGCTCTAAGGTGCAAATCTATGGAAATAAAATTGAGAGCACAAAACTTCCTAGTCTGCCACCATCTGAAGTTCCTTCAAAATCCAAGGTTGTTTGGCAAAAGTTCTCCCCTCAGACCAAGTTTGAGAGACAGCTTTATCACTATGGAACATTTTCAGAGGGATTCCAATGGGGCGTTTCATCTTCAGCGTATCAAGTTGAAGGTGGCTGGAATGCAGATGGAAAAGGACCAAGTGTTTGGGATACTTTCACTCAACAACCTGGTGCTATCCCGAACAATGAAAACGGTAATGTTGCATGTGACAGCTACAATAAAATAGCCGAGGACCTATACATGTTGAGAGCCCTTAAAGTGGAGACTTATAGATTCTCCTTGGCATGGTCTCGAATTTTTCCTAGTGGCCGTAAATCTTCTCTTAACCAGAAAGGAGTGGACTACTACAACAGGCTCATTGATGGTCTCCTGGCAAACAATATCACACCCATGGTGACTCTCTACCATTGGGACCTGCCACAGGCTTTACAGAACATCAATGGTTGGGACAACCCCGAATTGATTAACATATTCAATGAATATTGTGACTTCTGTTATGCAACATTTGGAGACAGGGTGAAGTTTTGGATCACATTTAATGAACCCCAGACAATTGCATGGTCTGGATATGGCCTAGGTCAGATTCCACCTAACGTGCAGCAACCAGGAGATGCTCCATACAGGATTGCACACAACCTTCTGAAAGCTCATGCACAAGCATATCACACCTATGATGAGAAATACAGGGCATCTCAAGGAGGTCTTGTATCCATTAGTCTAAATGCTGAATGGGCAGAACCCCTGGACGTCAACATCCCTCGAGAGGTGGTGGCAGCTGATCGAGCCCTTCAGTTCCAACTAGGCTGGTTTGCACATCCTATATTTAAAAATGGCGACTACCCTGAAGCCATGAAGTTGCAGGTTAGCGACAAGAGCGAACTTCAAGGCTTGAAAGAATCCCGCTTGCCTTCTTTTACTGATGAAGAAAAAGCCTTTATCCAAGGAACAGCTGATGTATTCTGCATTAACACATACACAACCAAAGTTGTGCGCCATGTGACCAGCACACTTGAAGTTGTGTCTTATCTGACTGACCAGGATGTTGAGAAGGACTTTCCAGAAGGCTCTGAAAATACCGCTGTTTCTGACCAGAAAGCTGTTTCTTATGGACTCAGGAGACTTCTGAACTGGTTAAAGGAAGAGTATGGAGACCCTGAGATTTATATAACAGGAAATGGTGTGGCTACAGGCCCGGCCATGACGGTTGATGACACTGAACGAATATTCTTTCTTAAGACTTATGTTGATGAGGCTCTTAAAGGTATGTTAACAATTGTTCTTATTCACTGACAGTGCGTACACAATGTGTATTTGTCTGTGAAGTAttcttataaatgtttttaagtacaaattaTAATTTATCAATAAACTTGCACTAAAATTTTGAGTCAACTAtatgaaaaaattatattacaaaaaaagtacatttaacacatttacatGTATTGTCTTTTTAGCGCACAATCTGGACGGAGTACGTATTAAGGGTTATATTGCTAGCTCTCTGATGGACTCTTTTGAGTGGCTAAATGGCTACTATCCTAGCTATGGACTTCACCATGTGAACTTTGGTCTCTCAAGTCGCCCAAGAACTCCAAAGCGCTCAGCTCACCTCTTATttgatataataaaaaataatggctTTCCAATGCCAAAGGAGGAAGAAATGTTATACGCAC
The Ctenopharyngodon idella isolate HZGC_01 chromosome 4, HZGC01, whole genome shotgun sequence genome window above contains:
- the LOC127510573 gene encoding lactase/phlorizin hydrolase-like — encoded protein: MKVVEAFLSLSLLAVLWSSSNAKQRKFRNPVQQISASAISYQKVWEKFKSQTEAERDEFLSGSFPVDFEWSISSESFKVEGGWAEDGKGETIWDRFSHEGHVFQNQTTDLACDSYHKVDYDVYVLRGMMVPNYQFSISWARIFPTGRKESLVDEGVAYYDKMINTLLESGIEPTVTLHHWDLPQALQDSGGWNDDSIVEAFKEFSDFCFSHYGDRVKTWITFGNPWAVSNLGYGTGEHPPRIKSPIIASYKVTHNILRSHAEAWHIYNDNYRKLYNGKVGIALNSDWAEPKNPLSNQDVAAAERYLNFMLGWFAHPIFVDGDYPAVLRQQIEKKKSACGVELARLPVFTEAEKKRIRGTADFFGLNHHTSRLISESLGRCDAGPNNVGDFEAFTDPTWPSTVSDQIQSVPWGLRRLLNYIFLEYTSITKVPIYITGNGMPTEIYGDVFNDNQRVDYLKAYINEAMKAVHLDGVVIQRFTVQSLMDGFEGPQGYTHRFGLHYVNFDDPDRPRVPKASAYYYSKVIESNGFAETAASSKVQIYGNKIESTKLPSLPPSEVPSKSKVVWQKFSPQTKFERQLYHYGTFSEGFQWGVSSSAYQVEGGWNADGKGPSVWDTFTQQPGAIPNNENGNVACDSYNKIAEDLYMLRALKVETYRFSLAWSRIFPSGRKSSLNQKGVDYYNRLIDGLLANNITPMVTLYHWDLPQALQNINGWDNPELINIFNEYCDFCYATFGDRVKFWITFNEPQTIAWSGYGLGQIPPNVQQPGDAPYRIAHNLLKAHAQAYHTYDEKYRASQGGLVSISLNAEWAEPLDVNIPREVVAADRALQFQLGWFAHPIFKNGDYPEAMKLQVSDKSELQGLKESRLPSFTDEEKAFIQGTADVFCINTYTTKVVRHVTSTLEVVSYLTDQDVEKDFPEGSENTAVSDQKAVSYGLRRLLNWLKEEYGDPEIYITGNGVATGPAMTVDDTERIFFLKTYVDEALKAHNLDGVRIKGYIASSLMDSFEWLNGYYPSYGLHHVNFGLSSRPRTPKRSAHLLFDIIKNNGFPMPKEEEMLYAQFPEGFMWSTATAAYQIEGAWRTDGKGLSIWDKYAHTPSKMSNNDNGDIACDSYNRIADDIDIIKKLKVGHYRLSVSWPRILPDGTTRKINEAGLNYYNRLVDALVAADIQPQVTLYHWDLPQALQDVGGWENETVVERFRDFADVVFNSLGDRVKFWITLNEPLNAALAGYGYGNAAPGINSRPATAPYVAAHNLIKAHAEAWHLYNDKYRAKQRGVISITLNSDWGYPRNPYKQEDVDAAERYVQFMLGWFAHPVFNGDYPEVMKDRIRQRSLAAGRPQSRLPEFTPEEVARIKGTHDYFGFNHYTSVLTHYLDYKDYEDYDADRGVGVQSDRTWLESGSFWLKVIPGGFRKILKFIKDEYGNPPLYVTENGLSERGPIDLNDVHRIHYYNTYINQALKACLLDGVDLRGYTAWSLMDNVEWGAGFEERFGFFYVNRSDPALPRIPKESVWHYAKIVTCNGFLRPGESHECQAR